TTGGCACCTTTTCCTTCATTATGAGCAGCCAAGCGACGGATTAACTCTGTCGTATATCCGGTGTAGAGTGTCCCATCCGCACAAGAGAGGATGTAGACATAGTGACTCTTATTCGAGGGAATCTCGTCTGCCATAATAGATTTCCTGTAGTTCTTCACAGTATTGCTCTCCATTTTCATACACAATCAGCGGCGGCTGAATTCTCAGCTCCGGCTTTCCACCCCTTATTCCCTCGATCAGAACCATATTCGGCTCTGCTTCCTTGCGCGGATAAACCAGACGCATCCGTTTCGGCTCGATGCCGTATTGGCGCATAAGCGAAATGATGTCGATCAAACGTGTGGATCGATGCACGAGCGCCAGCTTTCCACCGTTTTTCAGCAACTGACTCCCCACGCGAATGACATCCTCCAAGGACAGCATAATCTCATGGCGGGCAATCGCAAAGTGCTCGCTGATGTTTTTCTCCCCGCTCGTCGCAGGCATATACGGCGGATTGCATGTGATCAAATCGTACTTCCCGTGCCCGAACAACGACACTGCATCCTTCACATCTCCATGATGCATTACGATTCGTTCGTTCAAACCATTCAGCGTCACATTGCGGCTCGCCATGCTGAACAAGCGCTCTTGAATTTCGATTCCATCAAAACTGGCTTCTGGCGTACGCGTAGTCATTATGAGCGGTATAGCCCCATTGCCCGTGCACATATCCAATACTTTTCCGCGCTTTGGCACCGATGCGAATCGCGCCAAAAGAACCGCGTCCATCGATAAGCAAAACACTTCGTGGCTCTGGATTATTTTCATTTCATGCGTCAATAAATCATCGATGCGCTCTGTTTCATAAAGCGGCACGTTGGTGACAGGTTCCATTTACGGCTCGTACTCCCTTTTGTTCTCGTCTTAGTATTCCTATCCGGAAAAAAGCGACCTGACACGTGGCCCAGGTCGCTTTTTCATGTGGTGCTGGTTACTCACCGCTTATTTTTGAGGGCCGCCGCTCAGGAATGAGAGACAGAACAGGCAATCCCCTTCTTTTCGCAGGCTGCCAAAATGCACATTGCAAATATGAAATCCTTCCGCGTACAAACGAGCGAGGTTGTCATATCCTTCTCCGACCACTGCCTTTTTGGCTTTTTCCTTCGCGACAGGGCTTGTTCCCTTTTGTTTTGTTTGGGAGCCGGTCTTTTTCCTGTCTAGTCGGTTGCGAAGGTGCTGGTTTTCAACGAGTAATTGGGCGTTTTCCTCCATCAAAACAACGATGACGTCTTTCAGTTCACCAATTTCTTTATAAAGGTCGCCAATACGTTCTTCAATGCTCGCCATCTTGACGAAGATTTCCCGTTTGTCCACTAGCTCACCTCTCCCCTACCCCCACACTTTATTCAAAGGTGGGGAGACCTATCGCAATCTCATCCAATCCGAATTCGGTGACGCGTTTGTCGATTGAAAGCTCTACCTGGACAGATTGGTCAAGTACGTTTACAGAAACGACTCGTCCGTTCCCCATCGGGGTGGTGACCACTTTGCCGACGTCCGGCATTTCATCCTTCGAGCTTTCATAGTTGTCGTTCTCGTATTTTAAACAGCACATCAACCGGCCGCACAGGCCAGAGATTTTGGCTGGATTCAACGAAAGATTTTGGTCCTTGGCCATTTTGATCGAGACAGGCTCGAAATCGCCGAGGAACGTCGAACAGCAAAGCAACCTGCCACAAGGACCGATCCCGCCGAGCATTTTGGCTTCGTCACGTACACCGATCTGGCGAAGCTCAATCCGGGTGCGGAATACGGAGGCGAGGTCTTTTACCAACTCACGGAAATCAACCCTGCCGTCAGCGGTAAAATAAAAGATAATCTTGTTGCGGTCAAACGTGTATTCCACATCGACCAGCTTCATATCGAGCTTGTGCTCTTTGATCTTTGTCTGACATACAGCAAAAGCATTCTTGGCGGCTTGCTTGTTTTCATCCACCTGTTTTGCATCTCGCTCGTCTGCCATCCGAATGACCTTTTTCAGCGGCAATACGACATCAGACTCAGCCACTTCTTTTTTGCCAATGACGACCTTGCCAAATTCGACCCCTCGCGCCGTCTCAACGATGACGGTGCATTCTTGCTCAATCGGCAGTCGGTCAGGGTCGAAGTAATATATTTTGCCCGCTTTCTTAAAGCGGACCCCAACAACCTCGTACAAGGGTTATCCCTCCTGGAATTGAAGAACCAACCGCTCAAGAGCCAACTGTGCGTTGGCATTTCGCTCTATCCGATTTTTCGTCTCCATGACCAAATCTATCCCACGCAAGAGCTCAGCTTTTGTCCATACCAGTGCTTGTCCTTGCAGCACATCCTGTTGATCGCTGTTAATGAGATGGGCATGCCTGCCTACTTGCAAATACAGGATATCGCGCAGCCAAAGGATGAGCAAATCTAAAAAGAGGGGTAGTTCCTCTTTACTTTTGTCGCTCTTTTGCAACATATCATGGATCGTTAAGAGTGCAGATGAATTGCGCTGTTTACACTCCTGCACCAATTGTATCACTAGATTTCTTAGCTGTGCAAACGATTCTGATTGGCTGAGTGTCATAGCTTCTTCCACATTTGTCGTAATGTGGGAAGCAACTTGCGCCATTCCTGCCAAAACGCCCTCTGCTCGCAACTTTTCTGCAATCGATTCTGCAGAAAGTGGTGAAAATTGAACGATTTGGCACCGAGATAAAATCGTAGGAAGAATCGCATGGCTGTGCTCTGTTAAAAGTAGTGCCAGTACACCAACAGGCGGTTCCTCCAGAAATTTGAGCAGACTGTTGGCAGCCTGTGTTGTCATTTTATCGACGTGCTCGATGATATATACCTTGCGTGACGACTCGACGGCGCGCATCGCCATTTCTTTTTGCAATGAACGGATCTGGTCGATCTTAATCGAAGCCCCATCAGGCGTAATAAACAACACATCCGGGTGGTTGCCACCCTCTATGCGCCTGCATGTAACACAGGCCCCGCAGGCGTCTGCCTCCCTTTCCGTACAAAAAAGGGACTTCGCCAGATGCAGGGCCATCTGCTTTTTACCTGAACCTTTGGGACCCGCCAGCAAGTAGGCGTGTGCCAGTCGTTCATTGCGCAAACTATGATACAGCAGTTCCTGTGCTCGTGGCTGCTGAGAAAAACGGGTCCATGTCATGATGGTTTCACACCCACTAAAAATACAAATTGATCAACATGCCGCGGATTTCGCCAATCCTGGCTAACAAATCAATCGTTGGTGCCTGCTCGCTCAAGAGCTCATCTGTCAGCTTGAGCAGCTCTGCATCCACCTCTTTGACGATTTTGTACAGCCTGCTACGGCCACGCCGATTCATTCCTCGTCTGTCATCTAAGGCAATGCCGAACTTCACAGCCTCTTCCATGAACTGCTTGACGAGATTTTTATAAGCATAGAAGTCACGAACGGCCCGGGAACGAGCAAGAATTTGTCCCTGCCTGTCTATGTCTGTCAGTAGCCGGGTAAGCTTCTCCTGAGACATGCGTTCGTCTTCTCCTTGAATCATCGTGCCAAAATTCAGCTTTTCCATTTGAGGATTCTTGCGTGAATCCGTTGTTTTAATCAAGTCCAGTTTAGGCCGTAACCCATCACTGATTTTCATATCGCCACCTCCGTCGCCCGATCCAATACAGGGTTTATCCCCATAAGATCAAGTATATACGAAAGTTGCGAAAAAAGAGAGAAGGAACCACGTTAAAATGAATGGAACTCTCCGACATCCAATACGAATACTGCCGCACCACCCACCTGTACTTCCAGTGGATATGGCATGAACGAGTCTACAGCATTACTGAGTGGAGAGACGGGAGTGACCATTTGTTTGCGGGATTTGCAATTATGCGCAATGATGTCGATTACTTCCGGCACGCTTTCGTCAGACGTACCGATCAAAAAAGTTGTGTTACCGGCGCGTAAAAAGCTACCCGTACTAGCCAGCTTCGTAGCACGAAACCCTTTTTTCACCAGTTGTTGAGACAGACGACCACTATCTTTATCTTGGACGACCGCAACTACCATTTTCATCGGCTATCACCCTTTCTCCCATGATCCATTCCCCATTTGACTTCTTCATTGTATGAAAAACACGTAGGCTTGGTACGTTATTTCACTTAAAACATATTATACAGCATGTCCATCATCCTGCGGTACAGGGAACCTTACAGCCTTTACAATCTGTCTAGCAGTGCCTGTAGGGCAGATTGATAAACATGTTCCATCGGCTGCTCGGCATCAATCACGACAAAACGCTCTGGGTCTCGTTCCATGACCATCTGATACCCTTCCCGAACAAGTTCATGGAAACGCATCCCTTCCAGATCGAGACGATTCACTTCTCGTCCACGGGAAGCATTAATCCGTGCCAATCCGGTTTCGGGCTGTACATCAAAGAACAAGGTCAATTCCGGCATGCAGTCGCCGACAGCAAATCGGTTAATCTGGTAGACAGCATCTATGCCCAATCCCCGTGCATGTCCTTGATAGGCAAGGCTACTGTCGATAAAACGGTCGCACAGTACCAGCTTGCCCTCTGCCAAAGCAGGTAACACCTTTTCCGCCAAATGCTGACCACGTGCTGCCGCGTACAAGAGAGCCTCTGTTCTTTCATCCATCTGCGTGTGGGCCGGATTTAAAATAATTTCCCGAATTTTTTCGGCGATATCAATTCCACCGGGCTCACGAGTCAAAAGCACATCGACTCCCCGCGCTTTCAGTTCCTCGTACAGCTTGGCGATGACGGTGGATTTCCCGGCACCTTCTCCGCCTTCTATCGTAATAAATCGGCCTTTTTTTCCTGTTGCCACTTCCATACTCCTTCCACCCCTGTTGTAGCAGGCCAGTTGCTTTAATTATCGTAAAACCTGTATCGTTTGTAGCTGGTCGTCTTGCACGCCGTGGAATCGTGTTTGTCCTCTCGCCAATTCCTTCAGCATCGCCAGACTTTCTTCATCGATCCGCTCGCCTGGCACCAGCACCGGAATCCCCGGCGGATATGGAATCACCATCTCTGCCACAATGCGTCCCAGAGCCTGCTCCAAAAGAATCGACTCCCTCGGGCAATCAACGGCTTCATGCATCTGCAATGCCTGCTCGCGCAAATAATGGGAAGACACGACTCCCGCCAAAAGAATGCGCTCCTCCCCCGGTTCCACTTGTGGCGCCATCGATTCAAGCAATCTCCACAAAGCGTCTAAGTCACGGGAGGATGTTCCTGTCGAGGCTGCGAGGAGTACATGAGAGTCATCCGCCAGCTCCGAGAAAATCCCGTGCTTTTCCATCCATTTCTGCAACTCAAATCCACTGAATTGGGCCGTTCGCAAATGAAAAAACAGCTTCAGCGGGTCAAGCGTAGTGTATACGCTGTTCGTGGACAGTCTCGGCCAATCCAGCCACTTCAGTCGATCGAGTCGCTCCCGAAACTTGTCCAAAAGCGGCAGCAGTTTGTTCCACTCCTCGGTCGCCGCAAGCACCAGATGACGTCTGGCTAAATCGAGTGAAGCCATCAGCACATACGACGGGCTGGAAGACTGAAGCATAGCCAAATGACGGAATAACCGTTCACGATCAATCCGCTCCCCCTGAATATGCAGCATCGAGGACATCGTCATTGCTGTTCCCATTTTGTGTGTCGATTGGACCGAAGCATCCGCACCTTCCTGCATAGCAGAACGCGGAAAGGCAGGATGGAACCCGTAGTGAGCACCGTGAGCTTCGTCTATCAAAAGCGGTACGTCAAACCGATGGACCGTAGCCGCCATTTTCGCCAAATCGATACCCATTCCATAGTAGGTAGGATTCGTCAAAAACACTGCCTTGGCATCGGGGTGTGCAAGCAGCGCACGCTCTACATCTTCACGCCTTACACCCGCAGCGACTCCTGTTGCCAAATCGACGGCAGGGACTAAAAAGATCGGGGTTGCTCTCGCCATCATAATGCCGTTGAATACAGACTTATGGCAATTGCGTTGTACGAGTATCTTGTCGCCCGGCCGACATACCGTCATGATGAGAGCGATATTCCCTACTGTACTTCCTCCGATCAAAAACTTGGTCTGTTCCGCATGGAAGGCTTGCGCCGCCAAATCCTGCGCTTCTGCAATGACACCCTGTGGCTGATGCAGGTCATCTGTCCCGCTAATTTCCGTTACGTCCAGCTCCAAGATGTCTTGAAAGCGATTTTTCGCATGGTTGTCAAAGCTATGGCCCATTTTATGTCCTGGCACATGAAACGGATGCGGCCGATGCTTGGCGTGCCGTTCAAGCTGTTCATAAAGGGGCGCACGCTTTTGTCGCTCCCGAAATTCAACATCTCTCTCCAACACGCGCGACTCACGTCCTTTATTTTTATTCCCCTATTTTAGCATGATTTGGACACGCATGAGTCCAGCAAAAAAAAGACACCGGAATGCACCGATGCCTTCTTTCTTCACGCATCTTTTCGCAACCAAATGCGTCTCATCTGATGAATAAAAAACGGATACTTTTCATCCTGTACATCGGTATTGACCATTTCCTGTTCGCACCGTTGACAGATAAACTGCTCACAAATGGCGATTCCGTCATTCTGCTCCTGTTCACAGACGATACATCGCTGAGCAACTTTTTCCATAGTGAAAACGCCTGCCCTTTTCCTCAATATATCAACCATTATACCCCATTATAATCAGCATCATTCCCAAACGTTCGTGTTTTCGCCGATAGCTCGGTAGGCTTGGAAGTAGGACTGGGCTTCCTGCAAAGGGAAGCAAGCTGCTGCATCAATGACGTAGGACTGCCGCATCCCGTTAACCAGCTCTGATAATGGCAGCTCTGCAATGGTCGTTCCCGCGGCATTTCCGATCACGAGCAAATCCGCATCCTTTACAGCATCCTGCCACGAATCGTATCGTGTCCAACCCGTCATCCTTTTGTTCGGAATTGGCTTGTCCTCCCCCATGTACACCGCAACGTCTTTTTCAGCCAACCAGTCAGAAGGCATATGCCCCCATAGCGAATCGTCTCCCCAAAGTACGATCCGCTGTATATTGGCTTTTTGTAGAACGAGCCTGCATTCTTTTTCAAGCCATCGAATTATGAGAGAAGAGTCTTGGCGGGAAGGGTAGAGCCAGCCCTGACCGATTCGTTTGTCCATACCGAGCGCGCGACTGACTTGGAGCAGAGAAATTCCCTTCTCATCGCAGCTCGCACCCAGCTCGATGTAAAACTGCTCCTTCCACGCCAAATAGCGAGGGAATTGCCGAACTGCTTCATCCACTTCGCGCATCCCGCAAACCATCGTCACCAGTGAGCAGCGAGCGAGCTGCTTACAGAGGAACCGCATCCATCTCCCATTGGGTTCTCCTCCAAGCAAAGCACGCTCACGGGTAAATAACGCCATGCGTATGACCTCGTGCTCCCCGGTGTGCTCGCATTGGGCATGTAAAGTATTCGCCCAGTCGTATGGCACGTCGCTCCCATAGACAAGTGCGAGCCATGGCCCCGTTCCCGGCTGTTGCATCCTTTGCTGCAAAAGCTTTCCATCACTCTCTTTTGTCAGCAGGAATCCATTGGCGCCTTCTTGTATGGCATCTGCGCTGCAAACAACCAGCTCTATTCCACATGCTCCTAGCTCATTTCCGAATCTGGCTACGACCTCCTCTGAAATGACCCATAGCTTCACGATTTCCTTCCCTCCTCCTCAGGCCCTAACCAATCAGTTCCCCTATCATTCCTTTTATCCTACCCATAACAAAAAGCCGTCAGTCTAATCAGGCTAGACTAACGGCTTGTTTCATTCCGTGTATGAGCTTTCTCCAGATTTGCGACTGTGCGATAATAGAAACGCAGACTTTCATTCATCCAGACCGCTGTAAAAGGAAGTGACTTCTCATGAAGGAAACCGCCGCCCATACGATCTATAGCTACAAGCTGCTCTATCGTTTTCGCTGGCAATTCGTCGGCTACCTTTTTCAACTGCTGTTAATAGGCTTGTCCCTTATTTGGCACTCATTCATGCTACAAGTCCCCGCTTATACACTGATTGTGACATTAGCGATTCTACCTGTTATACCGATCTGTCATTTAGTCTTATTTCGACTATATGCCCTTCTGCGCGGCCATAAACCAAAGACAACTGCCGATATGCTCGTCTCTCCATGGTGGGGGGCAGGCTATCCACTTCCCATCCCGCTCTCTGTCTATCGGGGAAGTGAGCTGACGGTAAACGTGGGGAGTATGGCGATTGCAGCAGGGGCTTATGTGTGGCTTTCAGAAGGATATGGGCTCACGTTGATCACCGGAACGTTGATCGTCTCGCTGCCACGCCTCCTCGCCCTCCTTACTTCCTTTCGTCAGCCAAGTCGTAGTCGTGTGAAATACGAGGATCGCGGCGTTGCTTTTTTGTTTACCGATGGATAACCGAAGCGATACATCTTTACATAATCCATAGCTTGATGACAATCAACGCCGCCAATCCAGGCAAACGGAGAAATCCAACGAGCAGAGCCGTCACAGGGTTGATCGGGATGTGGAAGTTAGCCAACTCTCCTACCAGATTGGTGAAAAACAGCAATAGTGCCCCAATCACGACTTGCATGATCCCAAATCCAATCCACCTGATCGGGCCCGTGACAGATTTGCTGGCGGCAATCACCAGCAAAATTCCAACTACAATCAGTGCTATAACCCACCCTGTAGTCATCTGCTTTTCCTCCTATGCCTGTTGGCGATTCCTCTCGCGCTTTGCTTGCGCGAGCAAATACATATACCGCTTTTCGGTCACGTGCAAATAGTAAATGACATCATCCAAACCGCCATCCGGCTCACTGATCTCCACAAGATGGCGGGCATGCTGCCAGTCCATTCGCGCCTGATTGACTGCCACATCCAAGCTGGCTTCATTCCATTCCACCACGAACCGCGCTTTTTTTCTCCACCTACTCACCTGCAAGCTTCCCCCTCAGTGAAAGTAGTAAAGCACTCCTGTCATGTTGTTCAACGCATGCAACAGAACTGCTCCCCAAATTGATTGGTACCGATGTCGAACGAATCCGAGGATAAGTCCAATGACAAAAAGCGGAACGAACAGCGCGATATCCATATGCAGGAGCCCAAACCAGAGACTGCTCAGGAAGATACCCAAAACGGGACCGATTCTCTGAACCAGATAAGTCTGAATCACGCCGCGAAACAAAATCTCCTCCGCAATCGGAACCAATATGCCAATGACCAGAAGTGAGGTGAACGCCGCCAAAATATCCGTTTCTTTCGCCTGCACAATCTCTTTTTCGATCAGCTGCTCTCGCTCTGATGACAGAGACAGTCCAAACCAGTCCGCAATCGGGTTAGTCACCACCACATCCAGCACCAGTGCAATCAAAAGAAACAGAGCAGCGAGCATCAACAGCATCCGGCCAAGTCGTACAGGTCGGCGAACACCGATTTCTCCCAGTCGTCCACGAAACCACAGCGGAATCAAAATCAACAGGAACAGTTGAAAAATAGCTGATTCCAATATCCCTCCGATCGTACCGGTGGAAAAGAAGGTACCTTCCAGTAAAAACCCATACAACAGCAGTACGCCTGTTTGAAACACATGCAACCAAGCTACAATATGCAGTACATCATTCCCTGTAAGCTCGTCATATTGCCATAGCCATGACGTCGGCTGCCGCCTTTCTCGGAGCAGGCTCACAATGAAACCGACGGTCGCAATGAAGCTAAATACTGCCACTGCAAAAGCAAGTAACCCTAGCCATACCTCCGGTTGCCCAGCGGTAGTAGCAACCCACTTTCCGTCATCCCCCTTGTGAAAACGAATCATGGATAACTCCGTAGCAAACATGAGCCAATACCCAATAAACAGCATGATCGCCCATGGAGTGGACTTTTGTCGCCGTATTCCACTCGCAAGCGACAGTCCCGGTCCTGTCAGCATCTCCTCACGCTCCTATTTCACTGTATGTCTCGTCCATTCAAAAAAGTCCGGCATTTCTATCAAGATTGCAAAGCTTTGATCTGTGCTTCTGCTACTTGCTTGAGATATTCATTGCGCGTCCGCAAAAACCGTGTCATATACGCCTCCAAGAACAGCCAATCCGCGAGCTTTCCCAAAATGCCCAGCGGAGAAGTGTAATCAAAAATATCAATCATCCTCGTCTGACTGTCCGTTATCGGAATGAACTCGTGCGTGTGATGAAACCGTTTGAATGCGCCCGAAACC
The window above is part of the Brevibacillus antibioticus genome. Proteins encoded here:
- a CDS encoding tRNA1(Val) (adenine(37)-N6)-methyltransferase, with translation MEPVTNVPLYETERIDDLLTHEMKIIQSHEVFCLSMDAVLLARFASVPKRGKVLDMCTGNGAIPLIMTTRTPEASFDGIEIQERLFSMASRNVTLNGLNERIVMHHGDVKDAVSLFGHGKYDLITCNPPYMPATSGEKNISEHFAIARHEIMLSLEDVIRVGSQLLKNGGKLALVHRSTRLIDIISLMRQYGIEPKRMRLVYPRKEAEPNMVLIEGIRGGKPELRIQPPLIVYENGEQYCEELQEIYYGRRDSLE
- the yabA gene encoding DNA replication initiation control protein YabA, producing MDKREIFVKMASIEERIGDLYKEIGELKDVIVVLMEENAQLLVENQHLRNRLDRKKTGSQTKQKGTSPVAKEKAKKAVVGEGYDNLARLYAEGFHICNVHFGSLRKEGDCLFCLSFLSGGPQK
- a CDS encoding PSP1 domain-containing protein, coding for MYEVVGVRFKKAGKIYYFDPDRLPIEQECTVIVETARGVEFGKVVIGKKEVAESDVVLPLKKVIRMADERDAKQVDENKQAAKNAFAVCQTKIKEHKLDMKLVDVEYTFDRNKIIFYFTADGRVDFRELVKDLASVFRTRIELRQIGVRDEAKMLGGIGPCGRLLCCSTFLGDFEPVSIKMAKDQNLSLNPAKISGLCGRLMCCLKYENDNYESSKDEMPDVGKVVTTPMGNGRVVSVNVLDQSVQVELSIDKRVTEFGLDEIAIGLPTFE
- the holB gene encoding DNA polymerase III subunit delta' — translated: MTWTRFSQQPRAQELLYHSLRNERLAHAYLLAGPKGSGKKQMALHLAKSLFCTEREADACGACVTCRRIEGGNHPDVLFITPDGASIKIDQIRSLQKEMAMRAVESSRKVYIIEHVDKMTTQAANSLLKFLEEPPVGVLALLLTEHSHAILPTILSRCQIVQFSPLSAESIAEKLRAEGVLAGMAQVASHITTNVEEAMTLSQSESFAQLRNLVIQLVQECKQRNSSALLTIHDMLQKSDKSKEELPLFLDLLILWLRDILYLQVGRHAHLINSDQQDVLQGQALVWTKAELLRGIDLVMETKNRIERNANAQLALERLVLQFQEG
- a CDS encoding YaaR family protein encodes the protein MKISDGLRPKLDLIKTTDSRKNPQMEKLNFGTMIQGEDERMSQEKLTRLLTDIDRQGQILARSRAVRDFYAYKNLVKQFMEEAVKFGIALDDRRGMNRRGRSRLYKIVKEVDAELLKLTDELLSEQAPTIDLLARIGEIRGMLINLYF
- a CDS encoding cyclic-di-AMP receptor; amino-acid sequence: MKMVVAVVQDKDSGRLSQQLVKKGFRATKLASTGSFLRAGNTTFLIGTSDESVPEVIDIIAHNCKSRKQMVTPVSPLSNAVDSFMPYPLEVQVGGAAVFVLDVGEFHSF
- the tmk gene encoding dTMP kinase; translation: MEVATGKKGRFITIEGGEGAGKSTVIAKLYEELKARGVDVLLTREPGGIDIAEKIREIILNPAHTQMDERTEALLYAAARGQHLAEKVLPALAEGKLVLCDRFIDSSLAYQGHARGLGIDAVYQINRFAVGDCMPELTLFFDVQPETGLARINASRGREVNRLDLEGMRFHELVREGYQMVMERDPERFVVIDAEQPMEHVYQSALQALLDRL
- a CDS encoding aminotransferase class I/II-fold pyridoxal phosphate-dependent enzyme, with protein sequence MLERDVEFRERQKRAPLYEQLERHAKHRPHPFHVPGHKMGHSFDNHAKNRFQDILELDVTEISGTDDLHQPQGVIAEAQDLAAQAFHAEQTKFLIGGSTVGNIALIMTVCRPGDKILVQRNCHKSVFNGIMMARATPIFLVPAVDLATGVAAGVRREDVERALLAHPDAKAVFLTNPTYYGMGIDLAKMAATVHRFDVPLLIDEAHGAHYGFHPAFPRSAMQEGADASVQSTHKMGTAMTMSSMLHIQGERIDRERLFRHLAMLQSSSPSYVLMASLDLARRHLVLAATEEWNKLLPLLDKFRERLDRLKWLDWPRLSTNSVYTTLDPLKLFFHLRTAQFSGFELQKWMEKHGIFSELADDSHVLLAASTGTSSRDLDALWRLLESMAPQVEPGEERILLAGVVSSHYLREQALQMHEAVDCPRESILLEQALGRIVAEMVIPYPPGIPVLVPGERIDEESLAMLKELARGQTRFHGVQDDQLQTIQVLR
- a CDS encoding sigma factor G inhibitor Gin, producing the protein MEKVAQRCIVCEQEQNDGIAICEQFICQRCEQEMVNTDVQDEKYPFFIHQMRRIWLRKDA
- a CDS encoding pro-sigmaK processing inhibitor BofA family protein; translation: MTTGWVIALIVVGILLVIAASKSVTGPIRWIGFGIMQVVIGALLLFFTNLVGELANFHIPINPVTALLVGFLRLPGLAALIVIKLWIM
- a CDS encoding DUF2508 family protein codes for the protein MSRWRKKARFVVEWNEASLDVAVNQARMDWQHARHLVEISEPDGGLDDVIYYLHVTEKRYMYLLAQAKRERNRQQA
- a CDS encoding CPBP family intramembrane glutamic endopeptidase, giving the protein MLTGPGLSLASGIRRQKSTPWAIMLFIGYWLMFATELSMIRFHKGDDGKWVATTAGQPEVWLGLLAFAVAVFSFIATVGFIVSLLRERRQPTSWLWQYDELTGNDVLHIVAWLHVFQTGVLLLYGFLLEGTFFSTGTIGGILESAIFQLFLLILIPLWFRGRLGEIGVRRPVRLGRMLLMLAALFLLIALVLDVVVTNPIADWFGLSLSSEREQLIEKEIVQAKETDILAAFTSLLVIGILVPIAEEILFRGVIQTYLVQRIGPVLGIFLSSLWFGLLHMDIALFVPLFVIGLILGFVRHRYQSIWGAVLLHALNNMTGVLYYFH